In Spiroplasma sp. SV19, one DNA window encodes the following:
- a CDS encoding N-acetyltransferase yields MEIRTIKEHKKEETRELIFEAFNTNDKKDVIEHILVDNLRLLPEYDASFDVVAIINNQIVGHAFLSTVTINDNNNLLCLAPIAVKKEYQGQKIGTQLIKFLETKATEKGYQAIFILGDPQYYSKFNYVPAVNYEIKAPFEIDDKYFMVKELYLNSLSNITGTLQYSPPFRT; encoded by the coding sequence ATGGAAATTCGAACAATTAAAGAACACAAAAAAGAAGAGACAAGAGAACTTATTTTTGAAGCATTTAATACTAATGATAAGAAAGATGTTATTGAACATATTTTAGTTGATAATTTAAGATTATTACCTGAGTATGATGCATCGTTTGATGTTGTTGCTATTATTAATAATCAAATTGTTGGACATGCTTTTTTAAGCACTGTTACAATTAATGATAATAATAACTTACTTTGTTTAGCACCAATTGCAGTTAAGAAAGAATATCAAGGACAAAAGATTGGAACTCAATTAATTAAATTTTTAGAAACTAAAGCAACTGAAAAGGGGTATCAAGCAATTTTTATTTTAGGAGACCCACAGTATTATTCAAAATTTAATTATGTTCCTGCTGTTAATTATGAGATTAAAGCTCCTTTTGAAATTGATGATAAATATTTTATGGTGAAAGAGTTATATTTAAATAGTTTATCTAATATTACTGGAACGTTACAATATTCACCACCATTTCGAACTTAA
- a CDS encoding GntR family transcriptional regulator, with product MTTSKKWNIIFDYLMLLIRENRVKNGETLPSQQFLKTKFHFSEQPIKRAFNKLIELQLVKAVNGKGFVVMDKLTNNNLFSFRELYPNAISSYYAFKIHEMNSKFKNLFNIKTNHKFLHFKCNRKIDDKIIVYQESFLNLNYFQSFNEKYLKDNGLFKYIENITKLKISHVSKKFFIWMKNE from the coding sequence ATGACAACTAGCAAAAAATGAAATATTATATTTGATTATTTAATGTTATTAATTAGAGAAAATAGAGTTAAAAATGGTGAAACTTTACCAAGTCAGCAATTTTTAAAAACTAAATTTCATTTTTCTGAACAACCAATTAAAAGGGCATTTAATAAATTGATTGAACTACAACTTGTAAAAGCCGTCAATGGGAAAGGATTTGTAGTTATGGATAAATTAACAAATAATAATTTATTTAGTTTTAGAGAATTATATCCAAACGCCATCAGTTCATATTATGCTTTTAAAATTCATGAAATGAATTCAAAGTTTAAAAATTTATTTAATATCAAGACAAATCATAAATTCCTGCATTTTAAATGTAATAGAAAAATTGATGATAAAATTATTGTTTATCAAGAAAGCTTTTTAAATTTAAATTATTTTCAAAGTTTTAATGAAAAATACTTAAAAGATAATGGTTTATTCAAATATATTGAAAATATTACAAAATTAAAAATAAGTCATGTTTCAAAAAAATTTTTTATATGGATGAAAAATGAATAA